Proteins encoded within one genomic window of Oryza brachyantha chromosome 7, ObraRS2, whole genome shotgun sequence:
- the LOC121054929 gene encoding pathogenesis-related protein 1-like, translating into MMEAPKMGAAAAIAVLVAAVLAMAAMAQNSPQDFVDLHNAARSVEGVGKVVWDKAVAVYAESYAAKRAAGDCALIHSATAYGENLYGGPRGGGKWTAADAVKSWVSEKDKYDYDSNSCRGKWDSCLHYTQVVWNRTRAIGCARVGCNNGTGVFIICNYNPSGNFPGQRPFVRALTLSAA; encoded by the coding sequence ATGATGGAGGCACCAAAGATGGGAGCAGCGGCCGCCATTGCCGtgctggtggcggcggtgctggccatggcggcgatggcgcagAACTCGCCGCAGGACTTCGTGGACCTCCACAACGCGGCGCGCAGCGTGGAGGGCGTCGGCAAGGTGGTCTGGGACAAGGCCGTGGCGGTGTACGCGGAGAGCTACGCGGCGaagcgcgccgccggcgactgcGCGCTGATCCACTCGGCGACTGCGTACGGCGAGAACCTGTACGGCGGTCCCCGTGGCGGTGGCAagtggacggcggcggacgcCGTGAAGTCGTGGGTGAGCGAGAAGGACAAGTACGACTACGACAGCAACAGCTGCCGGGGAAAGTGGGACTCGTGCCTCCACTACACGCAGGTGGTGTGGAACCGGACGAGGGCGATCGGCTGCGCCCGCGTCGGCTGCAACAACGGCACTGGCGTCTTCATCATCTGCAACTACAACCCCTCCGGCAACTTCCCGGGACAGCGCCCCTTCGTGCGTGCCTTAACGCTCTCTGCTGCTTAA
- the LOC102699796 gene encoding pathogenesis-related protein 1-like has translation MEAPKMGAAAAIAVLVAAVLAMAVMAQNSPQDFVDLHNAARRVEGVGKVVWNKTVAAYAESYASKRAGDCALIHSGSWEKAGYGENLFNSSDGRSMAADAVNAWMREKSKYDYDSNSCRGKRDSCFHYTQVMWSRTRAIGCARVVCNNSAGVFIICNYYPSGNFPGERPFVRALTLSA, from the coding sequence ATGGAGGCACCAAAGATGGGAGCAGCGGCCGCCATTGCTGtgctggtggcggcggtgctggCCATGGCGGTGATGGCGCAGAACTCGCCGCAGGACTTCGTGGACCTCCACAATGCAGCGCGCCGCGTGGAGGGCGTCGGCAAGGTGGTCTGGAACAAGACCGTGGCGGCGTACGCGGAGAGCTACGCGTCGAAGCGCGCCGGCGACTGCGCCTTGATCCACTCGGGGAGCTGGGAGAAGGCCGGGTACGGCGAGAACCTGTTCAACAGCAGCGACGGCCGCTCGATGGCGGCGGACGCCGTGAACGCgtggatgagagagaagagcaagTACGACTATGACAGCAACAGCTGCCGAGGGAAGCGGGACTCGTGCTTCCACTACACGCAGGTGATGTGGAGCCGCACGAGGGCGATCGGCTGCGCTCGCGTCGTCTGCAACAACAGCGCCGGCGTCTTCATCATCTGTAACTACTACCCCTCCGGCAACTTCCCGGGAGAGCGCCCCTTCGTGCGTGCCTTAACACTCtctgcttaa